A genome region from Chiroxiphia lanceolata isolate bChiLan1 chromosome 5, bChiLan1.pri, whole genome shotgun sequence includes the following:
- the CHADL gene encoding LOW QUALITY PROTEIN: chondroadherin-like protein (The sequence of the model RefSeq protein was modified relative to this genomic sequence to represent the inferred CDS: inserted 1 base in 1 codon; deleted 1 base in 1 codon) has protein sequence MEKRKVMQRPNQGVTFYRRPPAQQPPGYSVCQARDTVWGCQEPGLFPGLTAVSPQPQVPXDMRLSWGLLLLATALGGVGAARCPAPCVCDNLRAHVLCLNGSLVAIPDTIPELTKKLDLRGNSFSVIPAGAFLATPYLTHLDLQHCKVERLEEGAFRGLGRLVYLNLASNSIALLYQESLDGLSSLQQLILEGNRIEEIQPGAFGHLGSLTVLDLRANALVYLPDMVFQGLQVLRWLRLSHNALHVLGSEAFAALPALRRLSLDHNELQALPGEALARLDGATRLDLGHNPITYVAEEALAMASLRHLFLDHASLQDVAPDAFARSPQLRVLDLRENQLQGLPPLAGAGGLARVSLHGNPLLCSCLLRPFHNWLARARVQAEGACAAPPALRGRPLDSLKPPEMRCSRLWPLPSPSRPSEQPRAAGSRRCPHGCVCSPDFHHGSCENRNLQEIPRDFPGDTRLLDLRRNTFRTVPPDAFPGLEELVSLHLQSCSIRALQPGALRGLESLVYLYLTDNRLSTLAAAAFEGVPQLAYLDLDRNAFTHMPAGAFQLLPNLISLHLQHNAIGELAEGDLAGARGLRWLYLTGNAIRHIAPAALAPAKMLEKLQLEGNHLVEVPTAALRGLSALSELKLSRNPIKRMGDGVFLPVASSLQHLYLDNMGLEQISPHAFAGLGPKIRSLYLERNKMSNIPDMSNFTSLEILNLQDVPFHCDCQLLPLRRWINKLNLRVGATCGSPAEAQGLKVKLSTTFQTCPGWGRGEAGEAIPEKTMAASKPSKKKRSGKSPARSFNKSRA, from the exons atggagaagaggaaggtgaTGCAGAGACCAAACCAAGGGGTCACCTTCTACAGGAGGCCACCTGCA CAACAGCCCCCTGGGTACTCTGTGTGCCAAGCCAGAGATACTGTTTGGGGATGC CAGGAGCCTGGCCTCTTTCCCGGCCTCACTGCTGTCTCTCCCCAGCCACAGGTGC CTGACATGAGGCTGTCCTGGGGGCTCCTCCTGCTGGCAACAGCCCTGGGGGGAGTGGGTGCTGCCCGCTGCCCTGCACCCTGTGTCTGCGACAACCTCCGTGCCCACGTCCTGTGCCTCAATGGGAGCCTGGTGGCCATCCCTGACACCATCCCAGAG CTCACCAAAAAGCTAGACCTTCGGGGCAACAGCTTCTCCGTCATCCCAGCAGGAGCCTTCCTTGCCACCCCCTACCTCACACACTTAgacctgcagcactgcaaggtggagaggctggaggaaggGGCTTTCCGAGGGCTGGGAAGGCTGGTCTACCTTAACCTGGCCTCCAACAGTATAGCCCTTCTCTACCAGGAGTCCCTGGATGGGTTGtcctccctccagcagctcatCCTGGAGGGGAACCGCATTGAAGAGATCCAGCCAGGTGCTTTTGGCCATCTGGGGTCCCTCACTGTCCTTGACCTGAGGGCAAATGCCTTGGTCTACCTCCCAGACATGGTCTTCCAGGGTCTGCAGGTGCTTAGGTGGCTCCGGCTGTCCCACAACGCCCTCCATGTGCTGGGAAGCGAGGCCtttgctgccctgcctgccctgcgTAGGCTGAGCCTGGACCACAATGAGCTGCAGGCATTGCCTGGCGAGgccctggccaggctggatggggctaCCCGGCTGGACCTGGGCCACAACCCCATCACCTACGTGGCCGAGGAGGCCCTGGCCATGGCCTCGCTGAGGCACCTCTTCCTGGACCATGCTTCCCTCCAGGACGTGGCACCGGACGCCTTTGCCCGCAGCCCCCAGCTGCGCGTGCTGGACCTCCGTGAAAaccagctgcaggggctgccaCCTctggccggggccggggggctggCGAGGGTCAGCCTGCATGGGaatcctctgctctgctcctgcctcctgcgCCCCTTCCACAACTGGCTGGCGAGGGCGCGGGTGCAGGCTGAAGGTGCCTGTGCTGCACCCCCTGCTCTCCGAGGCCGGCCCCTTGACTCCCTGAAGCCCCCTGAGATGAGATGCAGTCGCCTCTGGccactccccagccccagcagacCATCAGAGCAGCCAAGGGCAGCCGGCAGCAGGCGGTGCCCCCACGGGTGCGTCTGCTCCCCCGATTTCCATCATGGGTCCTGTGAGAACAGGAACCTACAGGAGATCCCCCGGGacttccctggggacacccgCCTTCTCGACCTGCGCAGAAACACCTTCAGGACAGTGCCACCAGATGCCTTCCCTggcctggaggagctggtgtccctccacctgcagagctgcagcatcagGGCACTGCAACCTGGAGCACTGCGGGGGCTGGAAAGCCTGGTCTACCTGTACCTCACCGACAACCGCCTCTCCAccttggcagctgctgcctttgagGGGGTCCCACAGCTGGCCTACCTCGACCTGGATCGCAATGCCTTCACCCATATGCCTGCGGGCgccttccagctcctgcccaaCCTCATCTCCCTCCACCTGCAGCACAATGCCATcggggagctggcagagggtgACCTGGCCGGAGCCAGGGGACTGCGTTGGCTCTACCTCACTGGGAATGCCATCAGGCACATCGCCCCCGCTGCCCTGGCTCCTGCCAAGATGCTGGAGaaactgcagctggagggaaACCATCTGGTGGAagtgcccacagcagccctgcgGGGCCTGTCTGCCCTGAGTGAGCTAAAGCTGTCCCGAAACCCCATCAAGCGCATGGGGGATGGTGTCTTCCTGCCAGTGGCCTCCAGTCTGCAGCACCTGTATCTGGACAACATGGGCCTGGAGCAG ATTTCCCCTCATGCCTTTGCTGGCCTTGGTCCCAAGATCAGAAGCCTCTACctggagagaaacaaaatgagcAACATCCCCGATATGAGCAACTTCACGAGTCTGGAGATCCTCAACCTGCAGGATGTACCTTTCCACTGTGActgccagctccttcccctgcGCAG GTGGATCAACAAACTCAACCTCCGTGTAGGGGCCACCTGTGGGTCCCCTGCAGAAGCCCAGGGGCTGAAGGTAAAGCTTTCCACCACTTTCCAAACCTGTCCTGGCTGGGGCCGAGGTGAAGCTGGGGAAGCCATTCCTGAGAAGACTATGGCTGCAAGCAAGCCCAGCAAGAAAAAGAGATCAGGAAAATCTCCAGCCAGAAGCTTCAACAAGAGCAGAGCTTAG